In Thermocladium sp. ECH_B, the DNA window GATGCCTCTCGATAGAGCCATCGATGCATTCCATTGCTATTGAATTAATCACATTTCCAGCAATATCTACATGCATTGCCAAAAAATCATTACGGTGATATGCTTAAAAAGTTGCCCCCAATTCCCACGACATCTTCCTGCCCTGAAGGGAATAAATCGCTTCGTCCCCCTCATGAGAACTCCCATTAATAGGGAAAAAGAATGATACATAGGTTGTAAAATTAACTGGCATATCGTGATCTATTGGCCATACTATAAGAAAAACCCTTAGAGCACTGGGGCTACATTCATAAGTCTTCACCGAAAGGGGACTTGGTACCATTTTCAATAGATATACGAAAGAAATAAATAAGTCCCATAATGTGGCAACACATGAATGAAGTACTAGTTGCATTATCATCTCCTTTCTTAAATGGTAGGCTAAATAAGGAGGGATTAATCAATCACGTCGAATCATTAATTAAGGCTGGGGTTGATGGATTCTTCTTATTGGGAACCACGGGCCTTGGCATGGTTATGTCCACCGATGAAAAGAGGGAAGTAATGAATATAGTTAAGGAGGTGGCAGGACGAAAGAAATTGATAGCTCACGTTGGTGCGGCAGTGATCGATGACGTAATCAATGTATCGCGGGATGCAGCCAGGCTTGAATTTAATGCAGTGGCGTCGGTGCCTCCAATATATTATAAACCAGATGAAACTACTCTGATTAGGTATTACAATAAGATAAGGGAAGTCGCTGGTTTACCTGTATATATCTATAACATACCGCAAAACAGTGGATTCAATGTGACTCCAAGCCACGCTGCTCAAATGCGGGGAATAATAATTGGAGTAAAGGATAGCACTGGAGATATTGGGCAAGTGGCTGGCTTTGTGGATCTAGGGCTTGAGGTGTTTAATGGTGCTGATCACGCCATACTTCCATCCCTAGTTGTTGGGGCCCACGGGGCTGTATCCGCTATGGCTAACGTGGTTCCAGAGCTAGAGGTGAAGCTATTTAGGGAGTATGATGCAAACAATCTTAGCAAGGCCATGGATATTCAACGCTCAATAACTAAGGTACGCGATATAATAAAGAAGTACCCCACCCCGGCAGCTTATTACTGGGCAGCCTCAGTACTTAGGGGATATGAATTGGGGGATGTCAAGGAACCGCTTAGGACTTTGACGGATGAGGAGAAAAAGGAATTAAAGAAAGAATTAAATGATTTAATTCACTCTGGAGGGATCTCCTTATAGGCAAGCGATATATCTATGCCTTCCTTCTTGGAGTAATGCCTACGCATTGCGGCATATATGCCTAGCCCAGCTATGAATGTGGCTATCTCCACGCCATAAGCTAACCAATTACCGCCCCATATGCTGGGATACTCAAGGAATTGATAAGTTATGAATGCGAATACTATTGATGTTAAGGCGCCGGCGATCATTAGTAATTTATTGCCATCGCGTAACCCATGCTTCACGGCAGCTGCACCAACAGCCAAGTAATAAATCATTGCTGCAACCACGGCTCCATATAGCGCAGTGAATGTTCCATAAAAATACGCGGCCGCAATTATCAATATAGTGGTTATCACGAGATCCATGATATGGGCAGCAATAGGTGAGTGAAGCCGGGGGCTAACATATGACATGACCTCAGGCAAGTANCGGTCGAGTCCCATGGCCATTATGTACCTCGCCACTACGACCACTCCATATGCTAATACCGCTATCTCCCAAGTGAAGGATCCAATGATTAATAGCCATGATATAATTGGATTATTGGCAGCAGCTATCGCCACTGTCCAGAAATTAATTGCGTAATTAACATTTGGATTAGATAAGGCAACAGTGACAAATGGATAGCTTAGGCCATAATACATGGAGGCTATCGCCATAGTCAATAAAATGAATGTTATCACGGATGCAAGCACTACATTGAGTTTCAATGCCCCTTTACCCCTTATCTCTGATGAAATGGATGGCCCGGCCTGTATCCAGGGATAAATGAATATGGCGAAGAATGGGATCATCATTATGGTATTAAATAGGTTAAAGGTTGAACCTTTATATGAACCGGCAAGGCTTTGATAATTATAGCCATTGGGCAGCAACGAGTTAACTGCATTAACTAGGTTAGTTCTACCGGCGATTATGTAGATCATTATTGCAGCTATTAATGCAACTAGCGACACCAATGTGAGGGCAGTTATTAAGCGGAATCCGTATCTTGGCTTAAAAATATTGATTAACACTATTGCCGCAAATGATGTGACTCCAATCAGTATTGTGCCAAGCGTGCTTGTCAGGAATGGCACATTTACTCCAATTGCGAGAAGTGAACTATAGAGCGTCGGCGAGGCTGATAGGGAAACCAATGCAAAGTATGCCAGGGACTCCACTACGAACGCTAAAGCCAGTGAACCCCCTATGGCACCCCCGAACGCGCGTGATAACCAAATGTAATCTCCTCCGGCCCTAGGCATCTTAGTCACTAGTATAGTATATACTATTATTTGCGGAATAGATAGTGCAAAGGCAATTATAGNCGAAATAATTAGGTTAACGCCCTCTATGCTGGGCAGAAGCATCATGGTATAGCCGAGAACCGCGAGGGCGACCCCCATTGACATATCTGAAATATTTATTGAAACGGCATCCAAGAGACCGGCCTCCTTTACTAAGCCGGTGGATTCGCGGGCAAATATTTTCTTATTATCCATGTAATTAATTCACTAAAAATAGTTTTTAAAATTTTTGAATAAAATGAGGGAACTATAAGATTTAATTTAAATAAATATTTAAATAAATCTCAATTTAAATAACTAATTAAATATAACGAAAGATGCATTAACAAGTACATCAATAAGGAAAACCATAAAAGAAACAACAAGAAACTAACCTCCA includes these proteins:
- a CDS encoding amino acid transporter, whose amino-acid sequence is MDNKKIFARESTGLVKEAGLLDAVSINISDMSMGVALAVLGYTMMLLPSIEGVNLIISXIIAFALSIPQIIVYTILVTKMPRAGGDYIWLSRAFGGAIGGSLALAFVVESLAYFALVSLSASPTLYSSLLAIGVNVPFLTSTLGTILIGVTSFAAIVLINIFKPRYGFRLITALTLVSLVALIAAIMIYIIAGRTNLVNAVNSLLPNGYNYQSLAGSYKGSTFNLFNTIMMIPFFAIFIYPWIQAGPSISSEIRGKGALKLNVVLASVITFILLTMAIASMYYGLSYPFVTVALSNPNVNYAINFWTVAIAAANNPIISWLLIIGSFTWEIAVLAYGVVVVARYIMAMGLDRYLPEVMSYVSPRLHSPIAAHIMDLVITTILIIAAAYFYGTFTALYGAVVAAMIYYLAVGAAAVKHGLRDGNKLLMIAGALTSIVFAFITYQFLEYPSIWGGNWLAYGVEIATFIAGLGIYAAMRRHYSKKEGIDISLAYKEIPPE